CGGCCGGGGGCTCCCCGGACGGGCTGGAATCCCGGGATGCTGGAACGCTGGAAGGCACGGTCCCCTCTCCCCCGGCTCACACGCTCAGGTACTGCTCGAGCACCCGGGGCCGGGCCAGGAGCTCGTGCATGGGGCCCTCGTACCGGATGACCCCCTTCTCGATGATGTAGGCGCGGTCGCTCACGGCCGAGCAGAAGGGCAGGTTCTGCTCGGAGAGGAGCACCGTCAGGCCCTCGCGCTTGAGCTCGGAGATCGCCCGGGCCATCTGCTCCACGATCACCGGCGCGAGCCCCTCGGAGGGCTCGTCCAGGAGGATCACGGCCGGGTTCCCCATCAGGGTGCGGGCGATGGTGAGCATCTGCTGCTCGCCCCCGCTCATCTGGCCCCCCAGGCGGTCGCGCATCTCCGCCAGGGCGGGGAACAGCTCGAACACCCGGTCCTCGGTCCACACCGGGCACCCCTCCCGCGGGGGCTGGCGGCCCACCTCCAGGTTCTCCCTCACGGTGAGCTCGGTGAAGATCCGGCGGTCCTCGGGAACGTACCCCACGCCGGCCCGGGCGATCCGGTAGGGGGGGCGGCCCGTGATCTCCTCGTCCCCCAGGCGCACGGCCCCCGAGGTGGGGGTCACGAGCCCCATGACCGTCTTCAGGGTCGTGGTCTTGCCGGCGCCGTTACGGCCCAGGAGGGCCACCACCTCGCCCCGGTGCACCTCCATGGACACCCCGGACAGGATGTGGGCCAGGCCGTAGTGGGTGTGGACGTCCTGGAGGGCGAGCATCAGGTTCCCCCGGGGTGGCAGACCCGGCCCGGGTCCCGGAGCCCATCCCCGGCGCCCAGGTAGATCTCCTTCACGTGGGCGTTTTCCCGGATGGCCTCGGGGGGGCCCTCGGCCACCAGCCGGCCCCGGTTGAGCACCAGGATCCGGTCGGCGTTGCAGAACACCACGTCCATGTCGTGCTCGGTGAACAGCACCGCGATGTTGCGGTCCTTCACGATCTCGGCCGTGAGCCCCATCAGGGCCACCCGCTCCCCCGGGGCCATGCCTGCCGTGGGCTCGTCCATCAGGAGCAGGGCCGGCCGGTTGGCCAGGGCCACGGCCAGCTCCACCCGCTTCAGGTCCCCGTACGCCAGCACCCCGCAGGGCCGCTCCGCCTGGTCGGCCATGCCCACCAGGTCCAGGAGCTCCATGGCCTCGTCCCGGTGGAGCCGCACGGCCCGGCCCGTGAACCGGTACACCTTCCGGTGGTGGGAGATCAGGGGCATTTGCACGTTCTCCACCACGGTCATGCTCGGGAAGGTGGCGGTGATCTGGAAGGTGCGGCCCACCCCCTTGCGCCACACCTGGCGGGGGCTCAGGCCGGTGATGTCCTCGTCCTCCAGGAACACCCGGCCCCGGTCGGGGCGGAGCTGGCCGTTGAGCATGTTGAAGCAGGTGGTCTTGCCGGCCCCGTTGGGGCCGATCAGGGCCACGAGCTCCCCCCGGGAAACCCGGAAGTCCACCCCGTCGACGGCCACCACGCCGCCGAACGCCTTACGCAGCCCTTCCACCCGCAGGAGCGCCATCGACTCCCCTCCACTCCTCCCCGGAGCGGCCGAACCGGCCCACCAGGTACCCCAGGATCCCCTGGGGGAACAGGATCACCAGGCCCACCAGCACGCAGCCCAGGATGAGCTGCCAGTGCTCGGTGTGCCGGTTCACGAACACCTCGAGCACCTTGTACACCCCGGCCCCGACGATGGGGCCCGACAGGGTCTGGACCCCGCCCAGGAGCACCATCACCAGGGAGTCCACCGACACGGGGATGCTCGAGTAGTCGGGGAACACGCTGCCCTTGAGGAACGCGAACAGCCCGCCGGCGGCGGCGGCGAAGAACCCCGCGATCACGAAGCCCACCCACCGGACCCGGCGCACGTGGATGCCGATGGCCTCGGACCGAAGCGCCGAGTCCCGCCCCGCCCGCAGGGAGTACCCGAAGGGGGCGAAGGCGAGGCGCCGGAGCAGGAACAGGGACACCGCCACCACGGCCAGGGTGAGGTAGTAATAGGCCAAGGGGCTGCTCACCCAGTCGGAAGGCCAGATGCCCAGGAGCCCGTTGTCGCCGCCCGTGATCCCGTACCACTGGAACAGCACGGCGTACACGATCTGGGCGAAGGCCAGGGTGAGCATGGCCGAGTACACCCCGCTCAGGCGCACGCAGAAGTACCCGAACAGCACCGCACCCGCGAGCCCCAGGCCCAGGGCGGCGGCGAGCCCGAGCCCGGTGCCCACCTGGGCGTAGGTCACGGCCAGGGCCGCCCCGTAGGCCCCCAGGCCGAAGTAGGCCGCGTGGCCGAAGGAGGCCATGCCCCCCACGGTCATCATGAACCCGAGGCTCGCGGCGAACAGGGCCGAGATGAGCACCTCGCACGCGATCCGGATGTAGTAGGTGGGCAGCAGGTGGGGCAGAACGGCGGCCGCGGCCAGCACGGCCAGGCAGAAGTACAGGAACCCCCGCCCCAGGAGCCTCAGGGGCGGCTCGTGCTCCCCGGCCGGCGCGCGCGGGGGGCCCTCGGGCCGGCCCAGGAGGCCCCAGGGGCGGAAGATGAGCACGGCCGCCATGATCAGGAACACGAGCACCAGGGTGATCTCGGGGAAGATCAGGATCCCGAAGGCGTTGAGCTCGCTGATCAGGACGGCGGCCAGGAAGGCGCCCAGGATGCTCCCCATGCCCCCGACCACCACCACCACGAACACCTCGGCGATGATGTGGAGGTCCATGGTGTGGTTCACGGCCTCCCGGGGGAGCTGCACCGCGCCCCCGAGGCCCGCCAGGAACGATCCCAGGACGAACACCGAGGTGAACAGCCACGCCTCGTTCACCCCAAGGGCGCCCACCATCTCCCGGTCCTCGGTGGCCGCCCGCACCAGGGTGCCCCACCGGGTGCGGTGGAACAGCATCCAGAGCCCGGCGAGCACCAGGGGCCCCAGGGCGATCATGAAGAGCTCGTAGGTGGGGAACGGCTCCCCCAGGATCATCACCGAGCCCCGCAGCCCTGGGGCCCTGGGCCCCAGCAGATCCTCGGGGCCCCAGATCATCAGCACCAGGTCGGCCACCACGAGCACCAGCCCGAAGGTGGCCAGGAGCTGGAACAACTCCGGGGCCCGGTAGATCCGGCGCAGGAGCAGGAGCTCCACGGCCGCGCCGATCAGGCCCACCGCGAGGGCGGCGCCCAGGACCGCGGCCCAGTACCCTGCGGCGCCGGCCGGCAGGGCCTGCACCAGGGTGTAGGCGATGTAGGCCCCGAGCATGTAGAAGGAGCCGTGGGCGAAGTTCACGATGCGGGTGACCCCGAAGATGATCGACAGGCCCGAGGCCACCAGGAACAGGGACGAGGCCGAGGCCAGCCCGTTCAGGGCCTGTACCAGGTAGAACTCCATGGGTTCCTTCCATGTAACTTCCGCTGGGACGCTAGGACGCTTTAAAACCCCCGGGATTCCCATGCGCTCCAGGCATCACTCTTCCATGGGACCTCATTGCCTGGGCCCCTGCGACCCGGGCTGCGGAGCCGGTGAGGGGCCACGGGCGGGCCGCCCGGGGACCGCGGGCTGGCCCTACTCCTTGGGCCGGACCTTGGCGACCCACTCGGGCCCCGGGAGCACCTCGGAGCCGTCCACGTACTTCCAGTCCACCAGGATCCCACGGCCCATCTTGGGGTCGTACTTGATCTTCCCGACCCACGCACCCAGGGTGGACTGGTGGTCGATCTTGCGGAACTTGATCCGCCCCACCGGGGAGTCGAACTCCAGCCCCTCCATGGCGTCCACCAGGGCCTCGGTGCCCGTGGTCCCGGCCTTGGCGATGGCGGCCGCGATGGCCTTGAAGGTCAGGTAGCCCACCAGGGATCCCACCCGGGGGTAGTCGTTGTAGCGCTTCTCGTAGTCGGCCACGAACTTCTTGTGGGCCGGGTCCTGGATGGCGTACCAGGGGTAGCCGGTCACGATCCACCCCTCGGGGGCCTCGTCCTTGAGGGGGTCCAGGTACTCGGGCTCACCCGTGAGCAGGCTCACCACCGAGCGGTTCCGGAACAGCCCCCGGGTGGTGCCCTCCCGGACGAACTTGGCCAGGTCGGACCCGAAGGTCACGTTGAAGATGGCGTCGGGCCTGGCCCGGGCCAGGGCCTGCACGGTGGAGCCCGCGTCCAGCTTGAACAGGGCCGGCCACTGCTCCTCCACCCACTCCACGTCGGGCCGGAGCTTCGACAGCACCTCCTTGAAGGCCCGCACCGCGCTCTGGCCGTACTCGTAGTTGGGCGCGATGGTGGCCCAGCGCTTGGCCGGGAGCTTGGCCGCCTCCCGGGCCAGCATCACGCACTGCTCGTAGGTGTTGGGCCGGAGCCGGAAGGTGTACCGGTGGCCCTTGCTCCAGGTGATGGCGTCGCTCAGGGGCTCGGCCGCCACGAACAGCACCTTGTTGCGCTTGGCGAAGCTCGAGACCGCGAGACCGATGTGGGAGAGGAACGTGCCCGCGAGCAGGGACACCTTTTCGTTCTGCACGAGCTCGGTGGCGTGGCGCTCCGCCACGTCGGGCTTGCCCCCGTCGTCCCGGGAGATCACCACCAGCTTTCTCCCCAGGACCCCTCCGGCCGCGTTGATCTCGTCCACGGCCATCTCCCAGCCCTTCTTGTACGGGTCCAGGAACTGGGGCACGCGGCTGTAGCTGTTGATCTCGCCGATCTTGATCGGCTCCCCGGCGAGCGCCAGGGTGCCCGGCACCATCACCAGCAGGGCGAGCAGGAACGGTAGCCGTCGTCTCATGGTTCCCTCCTTTTCCAGGCCAGGGGTTGGGTGGGGCCAACGGCGCTTGCGGGAACGGCCCCGCGGGGGCATCCCCGGGGCCGGTTCGGGCGCTGCCGCCATGGGGACTACCAGGTGGGCGGGGACACCACCCACACCACCTCCACGTCCTGGTCCCCCTGGTTCACCCACTGGTGGGGGATGCGGGACGAGTAGTAGAAGCTCTCGCCGGGGCCGACACGGTAGGTCTTCTCCCCCACGGTGATGGTGAGGGTGCCCTTGAGCACGATCCCGAACTCCTCGCCGGCGTGGCTGTAGGGCTCGTGGGAGCCCCCGCCCGGAGCGACCACCGTGTAGAAGGGCTGCATCATCTTGCCCCGGGTGGACCGGACGAGCTGCTGGATCCGGGCGTTCCAGTTGCCCAGGGAGACCTCCCGGCGGGAGTCGACCCGGGTCACCACCGGCTCCTCGCTGTCATCGTCGGTGAAAAAGTCGACGATGTTCACACCGAGGGCCGCCGCGATCCTCTTTAGGGTGGCGATGGACGGGGAGGCGTGGCCGTTCTCGATCTGGGAGAGGTGGGCTCCCGTGCACCCCACCTGATCGGCCAGCTGGCGCAGGGTGAGGCGCCGGGCCTCCCGCAGCCTCCGAAGTTTGGGGCCGATCTCGTCCGGCACGTGGACCTCCTTGTTGGCTCCCCTGCGGGCTGCGGCTTCCCTCTCCGCTCCCGGTCAAACTTCTGCGAAACATCTTTCTGTCGTCGCCGCTGAGGACCGGCAAAGCTCGGTGGCCCCCACGCCCAAGAACGGCCCCGATCCCCCTCCTGGCCGGTTCAGCGCTGACCGCGATCCCACGCACCTCAAGGGCAAGCGGGCCGACCGCGGGTCCCCCTCCCTGCATGGAAGGCGCCCCTGGATCAATTTGTAAAACCACACTTAACCCAAATAAAGCAGTTCTTACAAATCAGTCAAGGGAAAAATAACGGTGTTCCAAACAAAAGCGTCGCCATCGCCTCAAACCCCCTTCGTGGGAGCGAGTCGAAACCCACGTGTCCTAACCGTGGTTGTTTGTGAGCGCGACTGGCGAAGCGCTCGACCGCTGGCAACCGCAGGGCCAAGCGCGCTCCGACAGGGTGTGCGATCGGAGACTGCAGGTGTGAAGCCCCTCCGCACCGTGCTACACTTCCCAGCAACTTCGGTCGTCGGTCAGGGGCTTTCGGCCCGCTAGGCGGCCAGGCGGCCCTGGAGCCACGCCAAAACTCGGGGGCAACGCCACGGACCGACGAGAGTCACCCTTCCCCGTGCCCGGGCCTGACGATGCTCCCAAGCATCGTGGCAGGGCAGCAGAACTGGAAACCAAGCCGGCGGCCTCCGCCCGAGCCGGCAGGAGAGAAGCAGGGTCTTCATGGAGATCGTGGTCGCCCGGTCCGCCGGGTTTTGCATGGGGGTGCGACGGGCCATCGACATGGCCCGGGAGGTGGCACAGAACGAGGGCCGCACCGTGTTCACCCACGGCCCCCTGATCCACAACCCCCAGGAGTTGGAGCGGCTCCGGTCGGAGCGGATCGTGCCGTTGGCGCCGGGGGATCCGGTTCCCCGGGCTCCGGTGATCGTGCGGGCCCACGGCATTCCGCCGGGGGAGCGCCGCCAGATCGAGGCCGCGGCCGAGCGGGTGGTGGACGCCACCTGCCCGAAGGTGAGCCGGATCCAGCAGACGATCGCCGAGTACAGCGCCAAAGGGTATGCGGTGGTGATCTGCGGGGACGCGGACCACCCCGAGGTGGTGGGGCTCCTGGGCCACGCCCGGGGGCCGGCCTACGTGGTGGGGAGCCCCGCCGAGGTGGACGCCCTGCCCGATCTGGCCGAGGTGCTGCTGGTGGCCCAGACCACCCAGGACGAGGGGGTGTTCGAGGCGGTTCGGCGGCGGATCCTGGAGCGGTATCCCGGCGCGGAGGCCATGAGCACGATCTGCAGCTCCACCCACCGCCGCCAGACCGAGGCCCGGGAGCTGGCCCGGGACGTGGACGCGGTGGTCGTGATCGGGGGGCGCAACTCGGCCAATACCCGCCGCCTGTACCAGATCTGCAGGGAGCTCTGCCCCCGCACCTACCACGTGGAGACCCCCGACGAGCTGCCCCTCGAGGAACTCAAACGGGTGCACCGGGTGGGGGTGACGGCCGGCGCTTCCACCCCCGCGTGGATCATCGAGCGGGTGGTCGAGAGCCTACGGGCGGCCGGGGGGGAATAGGCCCTCAGACCAAGTTGCGTTCAAAGCTATTGGCCCCTTGCCCCGCCCCCGGATGCGCATCAGAAGGACGGCAACTTGGTATCAGGCGTCCCCGCTCAGCACGGCGCCGGGGGGCTGGGAGTGGGGGCCCACCAGCACCAGGTTGTAGGGCACGCTCCGGAGCACCTCGTGGGCCCGGCTCCCCAGCACTCGCTCCCGCACCGGGTTCCGGCCGAACGCTCCCAGGACCACCAGCGCGGTGCGGGGGATCTCCTGCAGCACCCGCCGGAACCCCCCCTCGACCACCCTCCACACCGGCCGGATCTCATCGAGGAGATCCGCCCGTTCCAGCCGCTCGCGGCCCTCTGCCTCGGCACCGCCCTCGGCCTCGGTCATCACCTGGAGCGGCACCCCGGCCAGGCCGGCCAGGGCCCGGGCCCACAGGAGCGCCTTGAGCCCGAACGAGGATCCCCCGTACAGGGCCACCACCCGGTCCCACGGGATCCAGCAGGTGGACGGCAACATCACCGGCACGTCGGCCGCCCGGACCAGGGCCTGGACCTTGGGGCCCAACACGGCGGGGAGCAAGGGCTTGGCGAACGGGCTGGTCAGGGCACGGGGGCACGAGATCAGGCTGAACCGGTCCTGGATATCGGGCAGGGTGGACCCCGTGCGGCCCGTGGCTCGCTGTTCCTCCCACTCCACGCCCACCTCCTGAGCCAGGCGGTCCGCCCGCTTCCGGGCCAGGTCGGGCTCGTACACGTAGGACTCGTCCAGGTCCATCTGGATCGCACCGGAGCCCGCATAGAGCACCAGGTGGCGGGACGTGGGGAAGTGGACCCGCAGGGGCACGCCGGTCTGGCGACAGAACCACGCCGCCCCCCGGAACGTCTCGAACCCGCGGGGGTTGTTGCGGAACAGGTGAAGCACCGGCAACGCCATGGCGCCCTCCTACGGCTCCGGCCCGTAACGTTCGCGCGCGGGGATCGCCGTGCGCCCTCGGAACGAAGCCGGGGCCCCAACGGGGCCCCGGTCGGAAACACATCGAGATTTCCAAGCCTTCCAAACGCCGGCGGCCCGGCTCGTGCTACAGGGCCTCCACCACCAGGGCCATGCCCTGGCCGCCGCCGATGCACAGGGTGGCCAGGCCGTACCGTCCGCCCCGCCGCTTGAGCTCGTTCACCAGGGTCACCACGATCCGGGCGCCGCTACACCCGATGGGATGCCCCAGGGAGATGCCGCTCCCCACCACGTTCGTCTTCTCGATGTCGAGATCCAGCTCCCGCATGCACGCGATGGCCTGGGCGGCGAACGCCTCGTTGAGCTCCACCAGGTCCAGGTCGGCCACGGTGAGCCCCGCCTTGGCCAGGGCCTTCCGGGTGGCGGGCACCGGACCCACGCCCATGTAGGCCGGGTCCACCCCGCCCGAGGCCCACGACACGATCCGCGCCAGGGGCTCGACGCCGGCCGACTCGGCCGCGTCCGCACCCATCAGCAGCAGCGCGGCCGCGCCGTCGTTGATGCCCGAGGCGTTCCCCGCGGTCACCGTGCCGTCCTTCTTGAAGGCCGGCCGGAGCTTGGCCATCTTTTCGACGCTGGTGTCCATGGGCCGCTCGTCGGTGTCCACGACGACCGGGTCCCCCCGGCGCTGGGGCACGCTCACCGACACGATCTCGGCCGCAAACCGGCCGTCGGCCTGTGCCGCCCGGGCCCGTTGGTGGCTAAGCGCCCCCAGCTCGTCCTGCTCCTGGCGGCTGATCCCGTACAGGGCCGCGAGGTTCTCGGCGGTGTGACCCATGTGGTACCCGTAGAAGCACTCCCACAGGCCGTCGTGAACCATGAGGTCCACCAGGTCGGTGTTGTTCATCCGGGCTCCCCACCGGCCGGCGGGCAGGGCGTAAGGGATCTGGCTCATGTTCTCCATGCCGCCGGCCACCACGGCGTCGGCCTCGCCCTCCCGAATGGTCTGGGCGGCCAGGGCCACCGCCTTCATGCCCGAGGCGCACACCTTGTTCACGGTGAACGCCGGGGTCTCCTTGGCCACGCCCGCCCGGATCGAGGCCTGCCGGGCCACGTTCTGGCCCTGGCCCGCGCCCACCACGTTGCCCAGGATCACCTCGTCCACCTGCAGGGGCCGAAGGGCCTCGTCGTAGTCGTGGTACCGAGTTTCCAGCTCGATGGGGTCCTGGCCGAGCGCCTCGGGCGCCACCGCCCGCAGGGCCTCGCCGGCCACGGGCCGCACCCCGGCCCGGGTCAGGGCTCCCTTGATGGCGGCGGCCCCCAGGTCGGCCACCGGCACGTCCTTGAGCGCGCCGCCGAAGTTCCCCACGGCGGTGCGGGCCCCGGATACGATCACGACGTCTCGCATGCGCTGCTCCTCCCTCCAAAGAAAGTGGCGTCATGTAACTTCGGTCTACGGTCGCCGGTCTACGGTCTTCGGTCGGGGCCTTCGGCCCGCTGGAAGGCTAGGCTGCTAGGCGGCCGGGCGGCTTCCCCGAACCGCCGCCAAACGCTCGGTGGGGCATGGGGTCTGCTGGAGAGCCGCGTGCGGCTCCTTAGCTCGCCGCGCAGCGCCTCCCACGCTCGTACCGTGAATTCGTTCGTGCTCCACCGAACGGTCATGAAACCGCCGTTTATGCCCCGTGCCTGCGCGGCGAATCTCAATGCCCGGCTTCGCGCGCGGCCGGAAGCAGACCCCATGCCCCGCCGCCGGCGGGGCCCCCGGATCAGGCAACGTTACCCTCCCCGTTGCCGGGCCCCGCAGGGGGCTGACGAGACTCCCTTATAGACCGACCCCCGGTCGATGGCAAACCGGCGGCCTTCCATGTAACTTTGGTCCACGGTCTTCGGTCTTCGGTCTCCTGGCCCCCAGGCACGTGGCTCTCGCCAACCCGGCGGCGGGGGGCCTGTTGGAGCGCCCCCCTCAGGAGTCGAGGCCCCTAAGATTTTGCTAGTTTCTAGTTTCTAGTTTCTAGCTCGCCCCGCTCCACGAGAGCTCTCGGTTTGAACGCAACCTGGTATCCCCAGGGATTCCCGAGGAACCTCACTCCGGGCCCTGGGCCGCGTCCCGGGCGATCCGGGCCAGGGCTTGGATGAAGGAGGGCCGGGTGTTCAGGGCGGGGCACCGGCGGAACTCCCGGATGCCGAGGGTCCGGGCCAGGTCCACGTACTCCACGTCGATCTCGTACAGGGTCTCGATGTGGTCCGAGACAAAGCTCACCGGTACCACCAGTATGCGGCGGAGCCCTTCGGCCGCCAGGGCCGCGAGGGTCTCCTCCACGCCCGGGCCGAGCCAGCGCACCGGCCCGGTGCGGCTCTGGAAGGCCAGGCGGTGGGACGGGTTCCCCAGCCGTTCCACGACCCCGGCCACGGTGGCCCGCACCTGCTCCAGGTATGGGTCTCCCTGCTCGATCAGCTTCACCGGCAGGCTGTGGGCGCTGAACAGCACCGTGGCGCCGTCGAATCCGCGAAGGCCCTCGGCCACGGCCTCGGCCAGGGCGTCGAGGTAGGCCGGGTGGTCGTGCCAGGACCGCACCACCCTTCGGGGAAGGTCGTCCAGGCCCTCGGCGGAGAGGCCGGCCTCCAGGTCGGCCAGGCTCGATCCCGTGGTGGCCCGGCTGTACTGGGGGTACAGGGGCAGCACCACGATCCGGGTCGCCCCCCGGCAACGGAGCTCGGCCGCGGCCTCGCGGGCCCGCGGGTGCCAGTAGCGCATGGCCACGGTCACGGTCCAGTCCGGGCCCAGCGCCGAGGCGAGGGCGTCGGCCTGGGCCCGGGTGATCTCGCCGATGGGGCTCCTCCCCCCGATCCGGCGGTACCGCTCGGCCACCTTGGGCGCCCGCTTCCGGCTGATCCACCGGGCCAAGGGCCGCTGGAGGATCCCCGACAGGGGAAACCGCAGGATCTCGGGGTCGGAGAACAGGTTCTCCAAAAAGGGCCGGACCGCCTGAAGCGAGTCCGGCCCGCCCATGTTGCACAGCACGACCCCGGTCATGCCTCGGCCTCCGGCAGCTCCAGGTAGAACCGGCAGCCCTCGCCGGGCGCGGACCGGAGCCACACCCGCCCGCCCTCGGCCGTGACCACCCGGCGAACGATGGACAGGCCCACCCCGCTGCCCTTGCACTCCCGGCCGCCCCGGACGAACAGATGGAACACCCTCTCCTCCATATCCTTGGGGATGCCCCGGCCGTTGTCCTGCACCACCACGCACGCATACCCCGGCTTCGGATCCGCCTCACCCGGGGCCGCCCGGCGCACCCGGATCCGGGGCTCCACGTCCGGCCGGCGGTACCGCAGCGCGTTGCCGAACAGGTTGAGGAGCACCTGGTGAAGCCGCACGGGAGCCATGCGCACCCGGGGCAGCGGGTCGTCCAGCTCCAGCTCCGCCCCGGTCTCCTCCACCCGGAGCCCCAGATCGGTCCAGGCGCTTCGGCACGCCGCGGCCAGGTCCAGCTCCCGGACCGCGGGACGCTCCGCGCCGATGCGCGCAAAGGCCAAGAGGTCCTCCAACAGCCCCCCCAGGCGGTCCACCTGGCTCCGGAGCTGTCGGCACATGCCCTCGGCTCCGTCCGGCCGCCCACATCGCAACCGCTCCTCCAGGAGCGCCGCATACCCCCGGGCCGTGCCCAAGGGGCCGCGCAGGTCGTGGGCCACCGCGTACAGGAACCCCTCCAGCTCCCGATTCCGCTCGGCCAGGGCCTCCTTCTCCAGGCGCTCGGCCGTGACATCGCGCACCGTGACCACCACGAACTCCCCCTCCGGGTCCCGGTGGAGCACCCCGGCCACCCGGGCCAGGAACCGGCTGCCGTCCGGCCGGGACTGCCACGCCTCCAGCTCGAACCGGCCGTGGCGGGCCAGGTCCTCCCTCACCCCCGGCACCAGCTCCAGGGTCTCCGGCGGCAGCAGCTCGGCCACGGTTCGGCCCACCAGCTGGTCCCGGGGCAGGTCGAACAGGGTCTCGGCGGCCCGGTTCACGTCGAGGATCCGGCCGTTCAACTCCTCCACGAACATGGCCGTGTCCGCCACCTCGAACGCCCGGTGCAGGGTCTCCAGCACCCACTGCCGGGGCGACCGGGGCCCCATCCACTCCATCACCACGGCCCGCCCACCCCCAAAGGGCACCGCGGTGATCAGGGCCCGCCCCCCCGACAGGTCCACCTCGCGCACCGCCGGCCCCTCCCCACCCAGGGGGCACCCCGCGCAGGGCGCCGCCCGGCCCCACAGGAACTCGTGACACCGCCTGCCTTCGGCCGGCCCGAACGTCCTGCGGTGGGCCGGGTTCTGGTACAACACGGTGCGGTCCGGGCCGTGGAGGCTCACCGGGGTGGCCAGCCCCTCTACGACCGCCCTCCAGGGAATCCCCCCGTCTTCCCCTGCCATGCGCTCGCCCTTTCCGTCCCCGCGGGGACGCCCAACCCGCTTATTCCGCCGGGCCGCCCAGGGCCCAGGACAAAGCCCTTCCCCCGTGGCGTAGCCGCCGAACCCGCCGAGGGGCCAGTCCCATCCCCTCCAGTGCCGCCGGGTCCGGGGTCAGGATACCCCACCGCCACCGCCGGAACGGCCCTTTCAACGCGGCGGCGAGGGCCTCGAGGGCCTCGCGCCGGCCCCCCAGCCGAAACCCGTGGGGGGGATCGGCCACCAGCAGTCCCCGGGGGCACGGGGGAGTGAGGCATTCTAGCGCCACACAGGCGGCTCGCAACACCTCGGCCACCCCGGCCCTCCGGGCCGCCTGCCGGGTTCGGGCCACGGCGGCAGGGTCCCGGTCCGAGGCAAACACCGGCGCCGGCGCCGGCCGGCGGGCCTGGGCGAGGACCTCGGCCCGCACCGTCTCCCACCGGCTCGGATCGTGGGGCACCATCCGCTCGAACGCGAACGCCCGCTGCCACCCGGCGGGCATGCCGCAGCCCATCCGCGCCGCCTCCACGGCCAGGGTGCCCACGCCGGCCATGGGGTCGAGCAGAGGCTCCTGCCCCTCCCACCCGGCTGCCAGGAGAAGGGCCGCGGCCACGTTCTCCCGCAGCGGCGCCGTCCCGGGGGCCAGGCGGTAACCCCGCCGGTGAAGGTGGTCGCCCGAGGTGTCC
This is a stretch of genomic DNA from Deferrisoma camini S3R1. It encodes these proteins:
- a CDS encoding THUMP domain-containing class I SAM-dependent RNA methyltransferase: MTDPSRVEAYAVAPPGLEDVLLAELRGLGLLEAAAEGGGARFRGTWDDLGRVNLCSAVASRVLVRVARFRAQRQAEAARELGRIPWDAWLPRGSGVEVRVARRRSRLHSGALTEAVREAVERSVGPPAGSPPFRVQVRAVSGEVVVSLDTSGDHLHRRGYRLAPGTAPLRENVAAALLLAAGWEGQEPLLDPMAGVGTLAVEAARMGCGMPAGWQRAFAFERMVPHDPSRWETVRAEVLAQARRPAPAPVFASDRDPAAVARTRQAARRAGVAEVLRAACVALECLTPPCPRGLLVADPPHGFRLGGRREALEALAAALKGPFRRWRWGILTPDPAALEGMGLAPRRVRRLRHGGRALSWALGGPAE
- a CDS encoding acetyl-CoA C-acetyltransferase — translated: MRDVVIVSGARTAVGNFGGALKDVPVADLGAAAIKGALTRAGVRPVAGEALRAVAPEALGQDPIELETRYHDYDEALRPLQVDEVILGNVVGAGQGQNVARQASIRAGVAKETPAFTVNKVCASGMKAVALAAQTIREGEADAVVAGGMENMSQIPYALPAGRWGARMNNTDLVDLMVHDGLWECFYGYHMGHTAENLAALYGISRQEQDELGALSHQRARAAQADGRFAAEIVSVSVPQRRGDPVVVDTDERPMDTSVEKMAKLRPAFKKDGTVTAGNASGINDGAAALLLMGADAAESAGVEPLARIVSWASGGVDPAYMGVGPVPATRKALAKAGLTVADLDLVELNEAFAAQAIACMRELDLDIEKTNVVGSGISLGHPIGCSGARIVVTLVNELKRRGGRYGLATLCIGGGQGMALVVEAL
- the hemH gene encoding ferrochelatase, which codes for MTGVVLCNMGGPDSLQAVRPFLENLFSDPEILRFPLSGILQRPLARWISRKRAPKVAERYRRIGGRSPIGEITRAQADALASALGPDWTVTVAMRYWHPRAREAAAELRCRGATRIVVLPLYPQYSRATTGSSLADLEAGLSAEGLDDLPRRVVRSWHDHPAYLDALAEAVAEGLRGFDGATVLFSAHSLPVKLIEQGDPYLEQVRATVAGVVERLGNPSHRLAFQSRTGPVRWLGPGVEETLAALAAEGLRRILVVPVSFVSDHIETLYEIDVEYVDLARTLGIREFRRCPALNTRPSFIQALARIARDAAQGPE
- a CDS encoding sensor histidine kinase yields the protein MAGEDGGIPWRAVVEGLATPVSLHGPDRTVLYQNPAHRRTFGPAEGRRCHEFLWGRAAPCAGCPLGGEGPAVREVDLSGGRALITAVPFGGGRAVVMEWMGPRSPRQWVLETLHRAFEVADTAMFVEELNGRILDVNRAAETLFDLPRDQLVGRTVAELLPPETLELVPGVREDLARHGRFELEAWQSRPDGSRFLARVAGVLHRDPEGEFVVVTVRDVTAERLEKEALAERNRELEGFLYAVAHDLRGPLGTARGYAALLEERLRCGRPDGAEGMCRQLRSQVDRLGGLLEDLLAFARIGAERPAVRELDLAAACRSAWTDLGLRVEETGAELELDDPLPRVRMAPVRLHQVLLNLFGNALRYRRPDVEPRIRVRRAAPGEADPKPGYACVVVQDNGRGIPKDMEERVFHLFVRGGRECKGSGVGLSIVRRVVTAEGGRVWLRSAPGEGCRFYLELPEAEA